GCGCCTGTTGGTGGATGAACCCCAGTATGAAATACTCTCCGCCGAGTCAGGGGAGGAAGGGCTGCGCATTCTTGAAAATACGGCCGATATCCGGCTGGTCGTTGCCGATTATCGTATGCCGCAGATGGATGGTATTGAATTTCTGACCAGGGTTTATCGGCGTTGGCCCGATATCATGCGGATGGTTCTGTCCGGTTATGCGGATATCGCGGTCGTCGTTGACGCCATCAATCAGGGCCATATTTATCGTTTTATTGGCAAACCCTGGAACGATGAGAACCTGAAAAACGAAATTGCTTCGGCTCTGCGCCACCAGGAGTTGCAGCTGCAGGTGCGTACCCTGAATGAAGAACTCCTGCAAAAGAATGCCCAACTCCTGGAATTGAATAATAACCTGGAAGCGGTCGTGGAACGACGGACCGAAGATCTGGCGCTCCGCAATCAGGTTCTTCAAGTTGCGCAAGGAGTGCTCGATGTCCTGCCCGTGGCGGTTTTTTGCATTGATGCTGAAAGAATAATCGTGCAGATGAACGAATCTGCCAGCAGCCTTTGCCCGTTACTTAAGGTCAACCCCCTGGGATGTGACAGCCGGGAGGTCTTCCCTGCTGAAGTCAACGCGTTGATCGATCATGGGTCGCACCAAGAACATTGCGCGGAGGTGAAGATCGGTGACCGCCGCTTTAAAACGATTGCCCGACGCATCGAAAATCGTTATTCCCGGGGGACTGCGCTGATGCTGGTTCCCGAGCAGTTTTAGGCATCCGAGCGGTCGCTTGCTGAGCTCAGCTCAAAGTTTTGCCAGGGCCGTTTTAATGGCGACGCCCAGGTTTGACCAGGCGTCATCAATCTCCTCCTGGAGGCTCTGCCAGTCCTGCTCCCCGGCATTTTTAAGTTTCTCGAGTTTCGTCTGGGCCAGCGTTTTTTTCTGTTGCAGATAGGTTATGGCTTCACTGTCGCTGGCACCGGTTTCCCTGGCTCGGCTGAGCAGCAGGTTGATCTGGGCATTCCATTCGTTGAGTTGCCCTTCCAATTTATTCAAATAGGCCTCTTTGCTGTTCATCGGTCCCTCTTTCCTGTTGATTCTTTACCGGGTTCTTCGCCGCTGCTGGCAGCGGCGAAGAATCTCGCGTTATGGGTTGAGCCTTCTGCATATTGTTTTTTTCGACACAGTGCAGACTATTTATCGATTTTTTTCAGTGGCTTGCCACAGCAGGTCTGGTTGCGGCTTTCCGCTTCATCTTTCCGGTATGTTTTATTGCAGCTTTCACAGATGAAGGCGGATTTTTCCGAGAGTTCTTCTTCTGCAGCGGAAAATCGATCATGGTACTCTTTTGACATGATAATGCTCCTTTGCTGACAGGCCGTTGGTTTTGCCGGCCGTGCTGGTCCTCTGGTTGCTGAAAAAGTCCATCCTGTGACTTTTCAAGTACGGTTGGGAAGATTACCTTGCCCCGCCCGCCACAATTAAGCGCCGGTCACCCGGCATGATCTTTGTCTGCCCATCCTTGGACTTTGCGGGCTGTTTGCTACTATAAGTTTAGCGCTAAACCGGCTGTTTTGCAGCATGCTGCGTTGCCGGACGCTCCCGGCCTGCTCAGGGGACTTCCGCTGTGATCAGCTGTTCCAGAAGCTGTAACAAGCGGCCCATTTCATCCAGGAGACGACCTGTGTAGCCCGCCTGCCGGAAGGCCTGATACGCATTGGAAAAATACCAGCGCTGCAGTTCCCGGCCGGCGCTGAACCTCTCCCACAGTGGTTCTCCCAGTCGCTCATAGTCCGCAATAATGGCGCGCAGATTATCGATTTTATCAGCGATGGTGACCCGCAACAGGCTTGGTTCCGCTGCTTCGATAGTCCTTAAGTATTGTTTCTTTCTTTTCAACCAGGGTGGTTTGCGGCCGCCACGATAGTCTGTCGGGGTGTCGGTGGCGACACTGACAAGTTGCAGTACCCGGCCCCCGAACCTGCTGCGGATCTCCTCCCGAGTGATCTGTTCCGGTTTGTCCTCAAGGCAGTCGTGGAGCAGTGCGGCGATCGCTTCATCCTCGTTGCCGCCGTCCTGCTGGACCAGGGCACAGACCCCCAGCAGATGTGCCATGACCGGAACCTGACTGCCTTTGCGGGTATCCCGGCCATGGAGTTGAAAGGCTAATTCCAGGGCCTGTTGCAGCCGCGGCTGTAAATATCCGTTCGCCATTAATCTCTTTCCCTTGAGAAAACTTGTGTGGTGGTTACCTCTCCAGTATAGCCGGTTTCCTATGGGGAGCGGGCAGTGGGGGTTTTACAGCAGCGCAGCTTCCGGCTATGCTGAAAGGAGTTGGAGGATTTTGAACTTTTCAGCAAAGGAACTTTTGATATGGGGTTGTTGGTCAATGGTCAGTGGCAGGACCGCTGGTATGATACGGATGAAAATGGTGGCCGCTTCGTGCGGCAGGAGTCACAATTTCGCAATTGGGTCACTGTTGACGGCAGTGTCGGGCCGAGTGGCGAGGGCGGATTTGCCGCCGAACCCGACCGCTATCACCTGTATGTCTCCCTGGCCTGCCCTTGGGCCCACCGAACGTTGATTTTCAGAAGCATAAAACGGTTGCAGGGGGTGATCGGGGTCACCGTGGTAGACCCGCTGATGCTCGAAAACGGCTGGGAACTGGGGGACGCGGAGCATGGTCCGGTGAGTGGGATCAGGTATCTCTATGAACTTTATCTGACCGTTGCCGACAACATGAGCGGGCGGGTCACGGTTCCAGTGCTCTGGGATAAACAGCGCAAGACTATTGTCAACAATGAGTCCGCCGAGATCATTCGAATGTTGAACCGTGCCTTCAATCATTTGACCGCGGTCCAGACCGATTATTATCCTGTCGCCCTGCAAGGGGA
This genomic window from Pelobacter seleniigenes DSM 18267 contains:
- a CDS encoding glutathione S-transferase family protein: MGLLVNGQWQDRWYDTDENGGRFVRQESQFRNWVTVDGSVGPSGEGGFAAEPDRYHLYVSLACPWAHRTLIFRSIKRLQGVIGVTVVDPLMLENGWELGDAEHGPVSGIRYLYELYLTVADNMSGRVTVPVLWDKQRKTIVNNESAEIIRMLNRAFNHLTAVQTDYYPVALQGEIDRLNERIYQTVNNGVYRAGFATTQQAYEEAFDALFDTLDWLENRLDRQRFLAGSQLTEADWRLFTTLIRFDAVYHGHFKVNRKRIEDYPNLSNYLRDLFQQPGVAETVNFSHIKTHYYGSHKTINPTGIIPKGPELDFLRPHDRNRFS
- a CDS encoding response regulator, yielding MQEPIKLLLVDDEANILKAVRRLLVDEPQYEILSAESGEEGLRILENTADIRLVVADYRMPQMDGIEFLTRVYRRWPDIMRMVLSGYADIAVVVDAINQGHIYRFIGKPWNDENLKNEIASALRHQELQLQVRTLNEELLQKNAQLLELNNNLEAVVERRTEDLALRNQVLQVAQGVLDVLPVAVFCIDAERIIVQMNESASSLCPLLKVNPLGCDSREVFPAEVNALIDHGSHQEHCAEVKIGDRRFKTIARRIENRYSRGTALMLVPEQF
- a CDS encoding HD domain-containing protein, with amino-acid sequence MANGYLQPRLQQALELAFQLHGRDTRKGSQVPVMAHLLGVCALVQQDGGNEDEAIAALLHDCLEDKPEQITREEIRSRFGGRVLQLVSVATDTPTDYRGGRKPPWLKRKKQYLRTIEAAEPSLLRVTIADKIDNLRAIIADYERLGEPLWERFSAGRELQRWYFSNAYQAFRQAGYTGRLLDEMGRLLQLLEQLITAEVP